A region of the Deltaproteobacteria bacterium HGW-Deltaproteobacteria-2 genome:
ATTGTGATACTACGGTTCAGAATTCGCCGAAGAAGCTATTGAATAATGACCAGCGCCGACAAATTGTAGATATAACTCACGAATTATGGCAAGATTAATCTCCTCCTCAAACATAGAACCTTGAACGCGGAACATTGAACATATATTCATTATCTGGTCTGACCTGACGGGCATGATCCCTCACTATATGCAATGAATGATCAAAGGATGAACAATAAAGAAAGGGCATCCAATCATATTTTTATTGGATGCCCTTTACAGTCTAAAATTGAGATTTTCTATTCTGTGGTGAAATCAATGGTCACCGAACTACCTGTCGAAATTGCGTCTGCGGTTAAGATTGCGCCCGTATAGGTTGCTACCACATTATATGTACCAGCAGGCAGGTTGACAGTATAAGATCCTGTTTCTGCATAATTCACGCTCTTTACCGTAATCTGCTGGGTCGCATCACTGGGCGAAGGCTGCCGGAATTCGACGGTTGCCGCCTCACCTGAGGTTTCTGTCGGAATGGTTAATTCTACAGTAATTACAGCCATTGTTGCTGCATCCAGAATGAAGTCCTCTGTGTATTCCGTATCGTATTCTACGGTAATCTGTCTGCTCGAAGTAATGAAGCCATCAGCAACGACTACGATATTATACGTTCCGGGTGGCAGGTACATTAAATAGTCACCGTTTACGTCTGTAATAGCAGAAGCCTCGGTGATTACCTTTTCCACTTCCGTGGCAGCGGAAGCGTTGTATATCTGAGCACTCACAGTAACGCCAGCCAAAGCTGCAGATCCGTCTGTTACGTTTCCAGTCAAGGTGGCATTATTCAAGGTATCGATTATCTTTACTGTGGGTTTGAGAAGCCATTTTGTGCTGTTGCCCGCTTTTACCACTGAACGTCCGGCATCAAAGTCAAGGACAAGACCAACTGTACGACCGGATACAATATCAAAGGTATGCACGAGTTTTATCCCTGTCTGAAATCCACTGGGAACTTTCAGTTGTATCGCTTCATCTGCTGATGTGATGAGGTAGTTCGCATAGGGATGAGAGTCCCCGAGTATGTTTGTATTGGAATCGGGAGTGTCAGCCAGAATGAGGCGCATCTGTGTGTATGACCCTGTTGCCAGGTCAGCCACACCAAGAGATGCCGTCTTGCCATTGATCAGGTCTAGAAGATTATAAGTAGCATTTGGCGTTAGAACGGTCTGCCATGTTCCCTCTGCTTCATCAGCTTTATGGACCTGAATTTCTGCAATAGTCACATAAACCGCTTTGTATTCGGAAGCCGGGGCATCCGACAGTGACACAGACAAACTGCCGCTATCCGCGCTTGAGCCGCTACCTGATGATCCACAAGACATCAAAGTGAGGGCAAGAAGACCAATCACCATCATTGATAGATATTTCCATGATTTCATAAAAAAACCTCCTGGTTAGGTTAACCGTGTAATTACTTTCACGGTGTTGGTCTGTTGTGAATTATTTGCTCATCTGACTGTCTACAAATTTCATTTAAATTTCACCTACAATTCAGCAACGTCAGCAGGGACAAATCGGTCAAGGTTAAAGAAAAGTCAAAGGATAAGCACTTCTTTGTGTACTGTATACAAGGTAAAAGAAGAATTGTCTGTGACGGTCGTCACAATTAATGCAATTTATTTGAAGAAAAGTTCTTGAGGAGGATTTTTTCAGGATCTCGACACTGGGTTGCGCTAACTTACTGGAAAACTATAACTTTTCTCCTAATCGTAAAGCTTTTCTTCATCGAGGATTGTCATTTTCTTTCGGTCGATCACAATGTAGTGTTTCTTCTGGAGTGTCGAGATGATGCGCGAAACTGTTTCCCGGCTCGTTCCAGCCATTTCGGCGATCATTTGATGCGTGGGCCGTTTGGGAATTATCATAAAACGGCCCTCGTGGTAGCCCTGTTCCCTGGCCATCCGTAAAATCACCTCAGCGACGCGGCCATATGCGCTCATATGCGAAAGCGTATTGATCTGTCGGTTTGACTTGCGGAGCCTTTTCGACATCTCGATAAGCATTTGAATAGTGATCTTCGGGAACCGATGCAGAATATCGAGAAAAGGTTTCCTATAGAGCATGAACACTTTGCAGTCCTCAGCCGCAATGACCGATGCGCTACGCGGTTCTCCGTCGAGAATTGCAATTTCGCCAAAAAAATCAGAACGCTTGAGCGTGGCAAAAATCGTTTGCTTGCCTTCGGAGGTGGTCACAGACACATGCGCCGTGCCGGAGACAATGATAAAGAATGTCTGCCCCTCGTCATCGTCTCTTTGCACAATAACTTCGCCTTTGTGGAACTCCCGCAGGATCATAAGCGAACAGACAGCCAGCATCTCCGTGTCGGTGAGCCCCTGAAACAAAGGAACTTTCCTGGCGAATTCCATAATTTTTTGCTTGTCCATAATCATCGTGCGATCGCTCGCTATTTGATATTTTTAAGTTGATCGAACCTGGTCAGCACATGCTTATCTAATTCACCGTTATTTCCGTTTGACCTGATGACGTGCTTGTAAATACTCTGAGAATGATAGGATCTTGTTTTTACGGGTGTTGTCATAGTATAGGAACTTTGGACCGGCATGTCAAGAATCTCTTGGCCGGAAAGGGATTGTGTCATTTACCATTTACCTTTTATTTTATATGCTTCTTGCTTAACTACTTTATTACTTGAAACTTAAAACTTCTTTTCACCATCCACTGGTTTTTAACATTGAACGCAGAACTTAGAACAGTTTTTTCACTCTTCACTTTTTAGTGACACTCGCTAAGGGCAAGCGAAGTGTGGCGAAGCGTTAGTGGAATCCCGACGTTGTCGGGACGGCGTGGGGCACCATTCACTATTCACCTTTCACCTAACGCATTTAATTCTTGCATTACTTCTCAAAGTTATAATATCGTGAGACCCAATGTGCAAAGTACATAGGGATATCCACTATGCTAAGCTAAGCTGGGACTATTCAATTTTAGAAAGGTTATTACTTGTTCCCGAAAACAA
Encoded here:
- a CDS encoding Crp/Fnr family transcriptional regulator → MIMDKQKIMEFARKVPLFQGLTDTEMLAVCSLMILREFHKGEVIVQRDDDEGQTFFIIVSGTAHVSVTTSEGKQTIFATLKRSDFFGEIAILDGEPRSASVIAAEDCKVFMLYRKPFLDILHRFPKITIQMLIEMSKRLRKSNRQINTLSHMSAYGRVAEVILRMAREQGYHEGRFMIIPKRPTHQMIAEMAGTSRETVSRIISTLQKKHYIVIDRKKMTILDEEKLYD